In Procambarus clarkii isolate CNS0578487 chromosome 13, FALCON_Pclarkii_2.0, whole genome shotgun sequence, the following are encoded in one genomic region:
- the LOC138364474 gene encoding alkylglycerol monooxygenase-like gives MGWFLIERMARMLYLVHPSRSTFRHIEEVPEYVQEAVPLVVTIVFAEVIARYLMGRPARVNQVFSSFGIGILHESAGLVTASFGVASYQMLYQYRLWELPWDSPYTWFGAFIFVDFCYYWIHRANHELNVLWAIHQVHHSSEDFDFATATRISMFQRPANMCCYQPLALLGFPLPSVVVHIALNYVFQIWVHTEYIGSLGPIGWIFMTPSHHRVHHGANKWCLDKNYASVLIIWDRIFGTFEGERDQEEIVYGLTQQPQTHNVLWHQFFYFAEVYRKARSMSSWGDSLRSVFYGPGWAPGTPRLGDPLTFTDVQAPRPKYDPQLPLWKFMYVSTHMALSFIAQQLMCFNFQILSLEAVVTSQIFIFVTVGVMSAMYDGWLWAPVVEAVRCAAVIAYSSTTSITAIPDVDTALLLYFTASLTLWISKALTIVLGTNLTNKTMQNIPKL, from the exons ATGGGGTGGTTCCTGATTGAGCGAATGGCTAGGATGCTGTACTTGGTCCACCCGAGCAGGTCAACCTTCAGGCATATTGAAGAAGTCCCCGAATACGTTCAAGAG GCAGTTCCACTTGTCGTAACGATTGTCTTTGCGGAGGTGATAGCGCGCTACCTGATGGGCCGCCCTGCCAGAGTCAACCAAGTTTTCTCGTCTTTTGGAATTGGCATCCTTCACGAGTCTGCAGG ATTAGTGACTGCATCGTTTGGTGTGGCAAGCTACCAGATGCTCTACCAGTACCGCCTGTGGGAACTACCCTGGGACTCGCCTTATACCTGGTTTGGCGCCTTCATATTCGTTGACTTCTGCTACTATTGGATCCACAGAGCTAACCATG AACTGAATGTCCTTTGGGCAATACATCAGGTCCACCACTCTTCTGAAGACTTCGACTTTGCCACGGCGACACGCATATCAATGTTCCAGCGACCCGCCAATATGTGTTGCTACCAACCTCTAGCTCTACTAGGATTTCCGCTACCCTCTGTCGTTGTCCACATTGCTTTAAATTATGTGTTCCAGATTTGGGTGCATACAGAGTACATTGGCAGCCTCGGACCAATAGGCTGGATTTTCATGACACCTTCCCATCACCGCGTCCATCATG GAGCTAACAAGTGGTGCCTGGATAAAAACTACGCCAGTGTTTTAATCATCTGGGACCGCATCTTTGGCAcctttgagggagagagagaccaggAGGAGATAGTCTACGGCTTGACACAGCAGCCCCAGACCCATAACGTTCTCTGGCATCAG TTCTTCTACTTTGCTGAAGTTTACCGGAAGGCAAGAAGCATGAGCAGTTGGGGAGACTCACTGAGGTCTGTGTTCTACGGCCCCGGCTGGGCCCCGGGGACGCCTCGTCTAGGggaccctctcaccttcaccgacGTCCAGGCTCCCAGGCCCAAGTACGACCCCCAACTGCCACTGTGGAAATTTATGTATGTCTCCACTCACATGGCGCTGTCGTTCATCGCTCAACAGCTGATGTGCTTCAACTTCCAG ATATTATCCTTGGAGGCGGTTGTGACGTCCCAGATCTTCATATTCGTGACAGTGGGTGTGATGTCAGCCATGTATGATGGGTGGTTGTGGGCGCCAGTGGTAGAGGCTGTGCGCTGTGCTGCTGTGATAGCCTACTCCTCCACCACATCCATTACTGCCATCCCAGATGTGGACACTGCCCTCTTGCTCTACTTTACTGCTTCCCTTACCCTCTGGATCTCAAAAGCACTAACCATAGTCCTAGgcactaacctaaccaataagacCATGCAGAACATACCGAAATTATAA